Genomic DNA from Candidatus Poribacteria bacterium:
CCTCAGAAACATAACTCAAACCAGAGGCTTGACGGAAGGTGAACCCTCATGGTCACCAGATGGAACACAGATAGCCTTCACGGTTCAGGGTGACCTTGCCCATACACATTCAAATATAGACATCTATCTCATGGATACAAACGGAGGTAGTCGGAGGAGGGTGACGGATTTTAAAGATAGGTATCCCGTCTACACGGCTTGTTATCCTTCATGGTCGAGTGATGGTCAGCATATATTATTTGCCCTGGGACATGTGCCGGTGGGGGATGAGGAAGGAGGACAGGATTTATGCATGATCGGCAGGGATGGGAGGGGATTCAGGATGATCTATCATAAGAGGGGGTTCCTGATAAGACATCCTGATATGTTCGGAGGGGTTGTGGGTGTGAAGGCTGTAAGATTGAAAAAAACGCTTTGGGGGGTTATGAAGAGTTCTCCATGATGCTATGCCACACCGATCTTTCCTTCTCTTAATCCTCGCAGGAGGATCTTTATTGTTATTTACGGCTGCGCTTTCCATCCTCGCGCAGCCGTCCAGGCCTACCGTAGCTTTCCACGCTCTCAGGGTGCAAAAGGAGTGCATGAACATCTACACGATGGAACTTAATGGGAAGAAGATCGCTTTTGCGGCGGAGGTGGGGGGATTGCCCGACATCTTCGTGTTGGATTTGGAGAGGGGAGATTTGCGAAATC
This window encodes:
- a CDS encoding PD40 domain-containing protein; the protein is MLFTAALSILAQPSRPTVAFHALRVQKECMNIYTMELNGKKIAFAAEVGGLPDIFVLDLERGDLRNLTNLKARDASPSWSPDGRWIAFASDRDPRFWDVGGGA